A region of Streptomyces sp. NBC_01788 DNA encodes the following proteins:
- a CDS encoding pyridoxamine 5'-phosphate oxidase family protein, which translates to MRETQPPASPSAAYAPTDRTVPTRSADRASYDRELVHAILDEGYVCHLGFVRDGAPVVLPTLYARVGERLYVHGSTGSRPLRMAGRTDPGLPVCLTVTHVDGLVLARSAFHHSLNYRSVVVHGTAHQVTDPEEKRAALDALVDHVVPGRSADSRPANTKELAATAVLRLDLDEVSAKLRTGGVNDEPEDLSLPHWAGVIPVDRQYGTPLPAPDLTPGTELPGYLTAL; encoded by the coding sequence ATGCGGGAGACCCAGCCGCCGGCGTCGCCGTCCGCCGCCTACGCCCCGACCGACCGGACCGTTCCCACCCGCTCCGCCGACCGGGCGTCCTACGACAGGGAACTGGTGCACGCGATACTCGACGAGGGCTACGTCTGCCACCTCGGTTTCGTCCGCGACGGCGCGCCCGTGGTGCTGCCGACGCTGTACGCCCGGGTCGGCGAGCGGCTCTACGTGCACGGTTCGACGGGCTCGCGCCCGCTGCGGATGGCCGGCAGGACCGACCCCGGGCTGCCGGTCTGCCTGACGGTCACCCATGTCGACGGCCTGGTCCTGGCCCGCTCAGCCTTCCACCACTCGCTCAACTACCGTTCCGTGGTGGTGCACGGCACCGCCCACCAGGTCACCGACCCGGAGGAGAAGCGCGCCGCGCTGGACGCGCTGGTCGACCACGTGGTGCCGGGCCGCTCCGCCGACTCCCGCCCCGCCAACACCAAGGAACTGGCCGCGACCGCCGTGCTCCGCCTCGACCTGGACGAGGTCTCCGCCAAGCTGCGCACCGGCGGCGTGAACGACGAGCCCGAGGACCTCTCCCTCCCGCACTGGGCCGGCGTGATCCCGGTCGACAGGCAGTACGGCACCCCGCTCCCCGCCCCCGACCTGACCCCCGGCACGGAGCTTCCCGGCTATCTCACGGCGCTGTGA
- a CDS encoding DMT family transporter: MSHASLGLPVGRGLLYLIVAGAAWGTAGAAASLVYRTSDIGPVTLSFWRCAIGFVLLLVARLLRPRVRPAEPVPLGRRLLRAGATGVGLAVFQTAYFAAVAATGLAVATVVTLGAGPVLIALGARLTMGERLGRAGLAAVAGALAGLGVLVLGSGGAAVRPWGVLLALLSAAGYCAMTLLTRWWGRDGGAGHSGSTLGAFAVTSLCLLPFALREGLVPHTGDPVQVLWLLAYIASVPTALAYALYFAGAAAVRSATVSVIMLLEPVSAAVLAVALLGEHLTPGTLLGTALMLGSVAGLALTEARGARAPAKEPVLA, encoded by the coding sequence ATGTCCCATGCTTCTCTCGGCCTGCCCGTCGGGCGCGGCCTGCTCTATCTGATCGTCGCCGGTGCCGCCTGGGGCACCGCCGGCGCGGCCGCCTCGCTGGTCTACCGGACCAGTGACATCGGGCCGGTCACCCTGTCCTTCTGGCGCTGTGCCATCGGCTTCGTCCTGCTGCTGGTCGCGCGCCTGCTGCGGCCGCGCGTGCGGCCGGCCGAGCCCGTGCCGCTCGGCCGCCGGCTGCTGCGGGCCGGTGCCACCGGCGTTGGTCTCGCCGTGTTCCAGACGGCGTACTTCGCCGCGGTGGCGGCCACCGGACTGGCGGTGGCGACCGTCGTGACCCTCGGCGCCGGGCCCGTTCTCATCGCGCTCGGCGCCCGGCTGACGATGGGCGAACGGCTCGGCCGGGCCGGCCTCGCCGCCGTGGCCGGGGCGCTGGCCGGTCTCGGGGTGCTGGTGCTGGGCAGCGGCGGTGCCGCCGTACGGCCCTGGGGCGTGCTGCTCGCCCTGCTCTCGGCGGCCGGCTACTGCGCGATGACGCTGCTGACGCGCTGGTGGGGCCGCGACGGCGGAGCCGGTCATTCCGGCTCGACCCTCGGCGCGTTCGCGGTCACCAGCCTGTGCCTGCTGCCGTTCGCGCTGCGGGAAGGGCTGGTGCCGCACACCGGCGACCCCGTACAGGTGCTGTGGCTGCTGGCGTACATCGCCTCGGTCCCCACGGCCCTGGCCTACGCGCTCTACTTCGCGGGCGCGGCCGCCGTGCGGTCGGCCACGGTCTCGGTGATCATGCTCCTCGAGCCGGTCAGCGCGGCGGTGCTGGCCGTCGCCCTGCTCGGCGAACACCTGACACCGGGCACGCTTCTCGGCACCGCCCTGATGCTCGGCTCGGTCGCGGGCCTCGCCCTGACGGAGGCGCGGGGAGCACGGGCGCCGGCGAAGGAACCGGTCCTCGCCTGA
- a CDS encoding EamA family transporter, which produces MPVRTSQISQGRSGKGVGLGLALVSAVAFGGSGVAAKPLIEAGLDPLHVVWLRATGAALVMLPLAVRHRALLRTRPALLAGFGLLAVAGVQACYFAALSRIPVGVALLIEYLAPALVLGWVRFVQRRPVTRAAAFGVVLAAGGLACVVEVWSGLSFDVLGLLLALGAACCQVGYFVLSAQGGDAGDEAPNPLGVIAYGLLIGAAVLTVVARPWSMDWSVLAHGADMNGTSVPAIALLLWVVLVATVLAYVTGVLSVRRLSPQVAGVVACLEAVIATVLAWVLLGERLSAPQVVGGAVVLLGAFIAQSSAPSKGSAEPVASGGAERELSARGTAA; this is translated from the coding sequence GTGCCGGTGCGTACGTCTCAGATCAGTCAGGGCCGTTCCGGCAAGGGGGTCGGGCTCGGTCTCGCGCTCGTGTCCGCGGTCGCCTTCGGCGGCTCCGGCGTCGCGGCCAAACCGCTGATCGAGGCGGGGCTCGACCCGCTGCACGTCGTGTGGCTGCGCGCCACCGGCGCGGCCCTGGTCATGCTGCCGCTCGCCGTGCGCCACCGCGCGCTGCTGCGCACCCGCCCCGCCCTGCTCGCCGGGTTCGGCCTGCTCGCCGTCGCCGGCGTCCAGGCCTGCTACTTCGCCGCGCTCTCCCGGATCCCCGTCGGGGTCGCCCTGCTCATCGAGTACCTGGCGCCCGCCCTGGTGCTCGGCTGGGTCCGGTTCGTACAGCGGCGGCCGGTCACCCGGGCCGCCGCCTTCGGCGTGGTCCTCGCGGCGGGAGGACTCGCCTGTGTCGTCGAGGTGTGGTCCGGCCTGAGTTTCGACGTCCTCGGACTGCTGCTCGCGCTCGGCGCGGCCTGCTGCCAGGTGGGCTACTTCGTGCTTTCCGCCCAGGGCGGAGACGCGGGCGACGAGGCCCCGAACCCGCTCGGCGTCATCGCCTACGGGCTGCTGATCGGCGCCGCGGTCCTGACCGTCGTCGCGCGTCCCTGGAGCATGGACTGGTCGGTGCTCGCGCACGGCGCGGACATGAACGGCACGTCGGTCCCGGCCATCGCCCTCCTGCTGTGGGTGGTGCTGGTCGCCACGGTCCTCGCCTACGTGACCGGGGTGCTTTCCGTACGGCGGCTCTCGCCGCAGGTCGCCGGGGTGGTGGCCTGCCTGGAGGCGGTCATCGCGACCGTGCTGGCCTGGGTGCTGCTCGGCGAGCGCCTCTCGGCCCCGCAGGTCGTCGGTGGCGCGGTCGTCCTGCTGGGCGCGTTCATCGCGCAGTCCTCCGCACCGTCGAAGGGCTCGGCGGAGCCGGTGGCGAGCGGCGGGGCGGAAAGGGAGTTGTCGGCCCGGGGAACGGCCGCCTAG
- a CDS encoding peptidase produces MTGAGEAGELDDVQSSVPRQPPSGQDALRPDDDARLSAELAAVVAGARRRAVRDGDRQTDTAHLLHTLLESDPEVRAVFDGPRIARLLGYLVQRSIGYGLRWQGAVEDSGALPVVTEAGGLSPAASAALEHACERAARRGDDLARGMDLLAGIVADPRARAVEVLTGAAIDARELAARLDNDAKECPGEYATGGGPVR; encoded by the coding sequence ATGACCGGAGCCGGAGAGGCTGGTGAGCTGGACGATGTGCAATCCAGTGTTCCCCGGCAGCCGCCCTCCGGGCAGGACGCCCTTCGTCCGGACGACGACGCCAGGCTCAGTGCCGAACTGGCGGCGGTGGTCGCCGGTGCCCGCAGGAGGGCGGTCCGGGACGGGGACCGGCAGACCGACACCGCCCACCTGCTGCACACGCTCCTGGAGTCCGACCCCGAGGTGCGCGCCGTGTTCGACGGACCGCGGATCGCCCGGCTGCTCGGCTACCTGGTGCAGCGCAGCATCGGATACGGCCTGCGCTGGCAGGGCGCGGTCGAGGACTCGGGCGCCCTGCCCGTGGTGACGGAGGCCGGCGGCCTCTCGCCGGCGGCCTCCGCCGCCCTGGAGCACGCCTGCGAGCGCGCCGCCCGGCGCGGCGACGACCTGGCGCGCGGCATGGACCTGCTGGCGGGGATCGTCGCGGACCCGCGGGCGCGCGCCGTCGAGGTGCTCACCGGTGCCGCGATCGATGCGCGGGAGCTGGCCGCGCGGCTGGACAACGATGCCAAGGAGTGTCCGGGGGAGTACGCGACGGGCGGCGGGCCCGTCCGCTGA
- a CDS encoding PadR family transcriptional regulator, whose protein sequence is MRTHGYEHGHRQGGPRRDRGGFEERRAAFGPFGPGGPGFGPGFGPGHWGGRGRGGPRGRARRGDVRASILALLKDRPMHGYEMIQEIAERSGGAWKPSPGSVYPTLQLLEDEGLIVSESEGGKKLFSLTEAGRTAADEGPDAPWEEASRGVDWEALGEIRQAGFGLMEAFGQVWKTGSREQRDKALGVINEARKKLYLILADED, encoded by the coding sequence ATGCGTACCCACGGATACGAGCACGGGCACCGGCAGGGCGGACCTCGGCGTGACCGCGGCGGCTTCGAGGAGCGCCGGGCGGCCTTCGGGCCCTTCGGACCGGGCGGACCGGGGTTCGGCCCCGGTTTCGGCCCGGGGCACTGGGGCGGGCGAGGGCGCGGCGGACCGCGTGGCCGGGCCCGGCGCGGTGACGTACGGGCCTCGATCCTGGCCCTGCTGAAGGACCGGCCCATGCACGGCTACGAGATGATCCAGGAGATCGCCGAACGCAGCGGCGGCGCGTGGAAGCCCAGCCCCGGCTCGGTCTACCCCACCCTCCAGCTGCTGGAGGACGAGGGGCTGATCGTCAGCGAGAGCGAGGGCGGCAAGAAGCTGTTCTCGCTCACCGAGGCGGGCCGTACCGCGGCCGACGAGGGGCCGGACGCGCCCTGGGAGGAGGCCTCGCGCGGCGTCGACTGGGAGGCCCTCGGTGAGATCCGGCAGGCCGGCTTCGGTCTGATGGAGGCCTTCGGCCAGGTGTGGAAGACCGGCAGCAGGGAGCAGCGCGACAAGGCGCTCGGCGTCATCAACGAGGCCCGCAAGAAGCTGTACCTCATCCTCGCCGACGAGGACTGA
- a CDS encoding PhzF family phenazine biosynthesis protein, protein MRIRIVDAFTDRPFAGNPAGVLLLDAFPGDDWLQKVALEVNHAETAFAHRLPERGEADWALRWFTPATEVAMCGHATLATAHVLRTTGAHEGPVRFATRSGVLIASPAGDDAITLDFPTAPLTAVDVPDGVAGALGAEPRTAYDTGVNVGDLIVELADEKTVRGLAPDHKALAAYSARGIIATARAEDPSRGYDFVSRCFFPNVGIDEDPVTGSAHTALAPYWSERLGRTDLTGLQASARSGLVRTELRGDRTLLTGHAVTVIEGDLLV, encoded by the coding sequence ATGCGAATCCGAATCGTCGACGCGTTCACCGACCGCCCCTTCGCCGGCAACCCCGCGGGGGTGCTGTTGCTGGACGCCTTTCCCGGTGACGACTGGCTTCAGAAGGTGGCGCTGGAGGTCAACCACGCCGAGACGGCGTTCGCCCACCGGCTGCCCGAGCGCGGCGAGGCCGACTGGGCACTGCGCTGGTTCACGCCCGCCACCGAGGTCGCGATGTGCGGTCACGCCACCCTGGCCACCGCCCATGTCCTGCGCACCACGGGTGCCCACGAGGGACCGGTGCGCTTCGCCACCCGCAGCGGAGTGCTCATCGCGAGCCCGGCCGGCGACGACGCGATCACCCTGGACTTCCCGACCGCCCCGCTCACCGCGGTCGACGTCCCCGACGGGGTCGCCGGGGCCCTCGGCGCCGAACCCCGCACCGCCTACGACACCGGGGTGAACGTCGGCGACCTGATCGTGGAGCTCGCCGACGAGAAGACCGTCCGCGGCCTCGCCCCCGACCACAAGGCCCTCGCCGCCTACTCGGCGCGCGGCATCATCGCCACCGCCCGCGCCGAGGACCCCTCCCGGGGCTACGACTTCGTCTCCCGCTGCTTCTTCCCCAACGTCGGCATCGACGAGGACCCGGTCACCGGCAGCGCCCACACGGCCCTGGCCCCCTACTGGTCCGAACGCCTCGGCCGCACCGACCTCACCGGACTCCAGGCCTCCGCCCGCTCCGGCCTCGTACGCACGGAACTGCGCGGCGACCGCACCCTGCTCACCGGCCACGCCGTCACCGTCATCGAGGGCGACCTGCTCGTCTAG
- a CDS encoding CPBP family intramembrane glutamic endopeptidase: protein MLADSQPVGDSQPLEPPSRRILRDETLLVLGLSLGASGVSALISFVGSVTKPGGLKDQAATLNASAAPGRPWLDLAWQLFGIATALIPVALVAHFLLREGRSLRTLGFDRTRPWPDLGRGALVAAVIGSTGIAFYLAARAFGFNLTVVPEALPAVWWKFPVLILSALQNAVLEEVIVVGYLLRRLGQLGWTPGTALVASSVLRGSYHLYQGVGGFVGNLVMGVVFVWLYRRWGRVGPLLVAHSLLDIGAFVGYALLAGKVGWLPTA, encoded by the coding sequence GTGCTGGCGGATTCACAGCCGGTGGGCGACTCGCAACCACTGGAGCCACCGTCGCGGCGGATCCTGCGCGACGAGACGCTGCTCGTCCTCGGGCTCTCGCTCGGGGCGAGCGGGGTGTCCGCGCTGATCAGCTTTGTCGGTTCGGTCACCAAGCCCGGTGGGCTCAAGGACCAGGCCGCCACCCTCAACGCCTCCGCCGCCCCGGGCCGTCCCTGGCTCGACCTCGCCTGGCAGTTGTTCGGGATCGCCACCGCCCTGATCCCCGTGGCCCTCGTCGCCCATTTCCTGCTGCGCGAGGGGCGCAGCCTGCGCACGCTCGGCTTCGACCGCACCCGCCCCTGGCCGGACCTCGGCCGCGGGGCACTGGTCGCGGCGGTGATCGGCAGCACCGGGATCGCCTTCTACCTGGCCGCCCGCGCGTTCGGCTTCAACCTCACCGTGGTGCCCGAGGCGCTGCCCGCCGTGTGGTGGAAGTTCCCGGTGCTGATCCTGTCCGCGCTGCAGAACGCCGTCCTCGAAGAGGTTATCGTCGTCGGCTATCTGCTGCGCCGGCTCGGGCAGTTGGGCTGGACCCCGGGGACCGCGCTGGTGGCCAGTTCCGTACTGCGCGGCTCGTACCACCTCTACCAGGGCGTCGGCGGCTTCGTCGGCAACCTGGTGATGGGCGTGGTCTTCGTCTGGCTGTACCGGCGGTGGGGCCGGGTCGGCCCGCTCCTCGTGGCGCACTCCCTGCTCGACATCGGCGCGTTCGTGGGCTACGCCCTGCTGGCCGGGAAGGTGGGCTGGCTGCCGACGGCGTGA
- a CDS encoding glutamate-cysteine ligase family protein, translated as MGEKVVAGQLELSDRNRYRDKLRRCLTGLERLLDETRFDRPKNLMGLEIELNLVGPDGMPKMLNAQVLERIASRDFQTELAMFNLEVNIAPHRLGDRVFDQLAEELRTSLAYADRKAGEVDAGIAMIGILPTLGRDDLVSSNLSDVDRYVLLNDQIVAARGEEFTLDIDGVEHLTCTSKSIAPEAACTSVQLHLQVTPGRFADVWNAAQAACAAQIAVGANSPFLFGRELWRESRPPLFQQSTDTRPPELQAQGVRPRTWFGERWISSAYDLFEENLRYFPALLPICDGEDPLDVLDAGGVPKLAELVLHNGTIYRWNRPVYDVADGVPHLRVENRVLPAGPTVTDVIANAAFYYGLVRALADEPRPVWTRLPFEAAAANFDAACRHGIDARFTWPRRGRHSGTAEVDAVTLVRDELLPLAEAGLTAWGVERADRDLYLGVIEERCRRRTNGAEWQAATFHRALEQGVGREAALAATTRRYRELTKLGEPAHTWPIGLPEPVPAG; from the coding sequence ATGGGGGAGAAGGTCGTCGCGGGCCAGCTGGAGCTGTCGGACCGCAACCGCTACCGCGACAAGCTGCGGCGGTGCCTGACCGGGTTGGAGCGGTTGCTGGACGAGACGAGGTTCGACCGGCCGAAGAACCTCATGGGGCTGGAGATCGAATTGAATCTCGTCGGCCCCGACGGCATGCCGAAAATGCTGAATGCGCAAGTTCTCGAGCGCATCGCGAGTCGTGACTTCCAAACAGAACTCGCCATGTTCAATCTGGAAGTCAACATCGCCCCACACCGCTTGGGCGACCGGGTATTCGACCAGCTCGCCGAGGAGCTGCGGACGTCACTGGCATATGCCGACCGAAAAGCCGGCGAGGTGGACGCCGGAATAGCGATGATCGGCATTCTGCCCACCCTCGGCCGGGACGACCTGGTCTCCTCCAATCTCTCCGACGTCGACCGTTACGTGCTGCTGAACGATCAGATCGTGGCGGCCCGGGGAGAGGAGTTCACCCTCGACATCGACGGCGTGGAGCATCTCACCTGCACCTCGAAGTCCATCGCGCCCGAGGCCGCCTGCACCTCCGTGCAACTGCACCTCCAGGTCACCCCGGGCCGCTTCGCGGACGTGTGGAACGCGGCTCAGGCGGCCTGCGCCGCGCAGATAGCCGTCGGCGCCAACTCACCGTTCCTCTTCGGGCGCGAGCTGTGGCGGGAGTCGCGGCCGCCGCTGTTCCAGCAGTCCACCGACACCCGCCCGCCCGAGCTCCAGGCCCAGGGCGTGCGGCCGCGCACCTGGTTCGGCGAACGGTGGATCTCCTCGGCGTACGACCTCTTCGAGGAGAACCTGCGTTACTTCCCGGCCCTGCTGCCGATCTGCGACGGCGAGGACCCCCTCGACGTGCTGGACGCAGGCGGCGTGCCCAAGCTGGCCGAGCTGGTCCTGCACAACGGCACCATCTACCGCTGGAACCGCCCCGTCTACGACGTCGCGGACGGAGTGCCGCACCTGCGCGTGGAGAACCGGGTGCTGCCCGCCGGACCCACGGTCACCGACGTGATCGCCAACGCGGCCTTCTACTACGGGCTCGTGCGCGCCCTCGCCGACGAGCCCCGGCCGGTGTGGACCCGGCTGCCCTTCGAGGCCGCGGCCGCGAACTTCGACGCCGCCTGCCGGCACGGCATCGACGCCCGGTTCACCTGGCCCCGGCGCGGGCGCCACTCCGGCACGGCCGAGGTCGACGCCGTCACGCTCGTCCGCGACGAACTGCTCCCGCTCGCCGAGGCCGGACTGACCGCCTGGGGCGTGGAGCGCGCCGACCGGGACCTGTACCTGGGCGTGATCGAGGAGCGGTGCCGGCGCCGGACCAACGGCGCGGAGTGGCAGGCCGCCACCTTCCACCGGGCCCTGGAGCAGGGGGTCGGCCGGGAGGCCGCCCTGGCCGCCACCACCCGGCGCTACCGCGAGCTGACGAAGCTCGGCGAGCCGGCCCACACCTGGCCGATCGGCCTGCCCGAACCGGTTCCGGCAGGCTAG
- a CDS encoding DUF5999 family protein, which yields MCQHQPPCPSADSADRESARLVAHHPEQGWSLLCNGVLFFEDTGELLPDGQIIAPHRPLGADRVVTAA from the coding sequence ATGTGCCAGCACCAGCCACCGTGCCCGTCAGCCGACTCCGCCGACCGGGAATCCGCCCGTCTCGTGGCGCACCACCCGGAGCAGGGCTGGAGCCTGCTGTGCAACGGCGTCCTGTTCTTCGAGGACACCGGTGAGCTCCTGCCGGACGGCCAGATCATCGCCCCGCACCGTCCGCTGGGCGCCGACCGGGTGGTGACCGCCGCCTAG
- a CDS encoding glycoside hydrolase family 43 protein, translating to MYENPVIGGFHPDPSVCRVGEDHYLVCSSFEYFPGVPLFHSRDLVHWRQIGNVLDRPGQLELPDGLPASAGIYAPTIRHHDGRFHVITTNVAAGGTFLVSAEDPLGPWSDPVWIDLPGIDPDLAWDEDGSCWCAVAGVSVARIDPVTGKVLEGPLPAWSGTGLQHPEAPHLYRIGAWWYLLLAEGGTGHGHGVSIARARSPRGPWEPAPDNPVLSHRGTDLPIQCTGHADLVQAADGTWWMVLLGTRPGGWFPEFHVLGRETFLTPVEWVDGWPRVGPVRERHPAPAAWHPLPPQPERDDFDATSLAPLWISPRSRPEGSWSLSERPGRLTLHATGDSLDRPGHTFVGRRQQHPDCRVAARVEAVSGRAGLSVRLDEAHHYDVEIGGGVVGVVARIGPLRQRIAEHPVPPGPLTLVVDIRTDDVPPPTVTVPDLSATGAAAATGVRAAGPDVIAFLIEGPEGTRTLAELDGRYLSTQVAAGFTGRVIGMYATEGSAAFDWFDYRPRHPRRAVEG from the coding sequence ATGTACGAGAACCCCGTCATCGGAGGCTTCCACCCCGACCCCAGCGTGTGCCGGGTCGGCGAGGACCACTACCTGGTGTGCTCCAGCTTCGAGTACTTCCCAGGGGTCCCGCTGTTCCACAGCCGGGACCTGGTGCACTGGCGGCAGATCGGCAACGTGCTGGACCGGCCGGGCCAGTTGGAGCTGCCGGACGGCCTCCCGGCCTCCGCCGGCATCTACGCCCCGACCATCCGCCACCACGACGGCCGCTTCCACGTGATCACCACCAATGTCGCGGCCGGGGGCACCTTCCTGGTCAGCGCCGAGGATCCGCTGGGGCCCTGGTCGGACCCGGTCTGGATCGACCTGCCCGGGATCGACCCCGACCTCGCCTGGGACGAGGACGGCTCCTGCTGGTGCGCCGTCGCGGGCGTGTCGGTGGCCCGGATCGACCCGGTGACCGGCAAGGTCCTGGAGGGTCCGCTGCCCGCGTGGTCGGGTACGGGGCTTCAGCACCCGGAGGCGCCGCACCTGTACCGGATCGGCGCCTGGTGGTACCTCCTGCTGGCCGAGGGCGGCACCGGGCACGGGCACGGCGTCTCGATCGCCCGCGCCCGATCCCCGCGCGGCCCCTGGGAGCCCGCGCCGGACAACCCGGTTCTCTCCCACCGCGGCACCGACCTGCCCATCCAGTGCACGGGCCACGCCGACCTGGTGCAGGCGGCCGACGGCACCTGGTGGATGGTGCTGCTCGGCACCCGGCCCGGTGGCTGGTTCCCGGAGTTCCACGTGCTCGGCCGGGAGACCTTCCTGACCCCGGTGGAGTGGGTGGACGGCTGGCCGCGGGTCGGCCCGGTGCGTGAGCGGCATCCGGCGCCCGCGGCCTGGCACCCCCTGCCGCCGCAGCCCGAGCGGGACGACTTCGACGCGACGTCCCTGGCGCCGCTCTGGATCTCCCCGCGCAGCAGACCGGAGGGTTCCTGGTCGCTGAGCGAGCGTCCCGGCCGGCTGACCCTCCACGCGACCGGCGACAGCCTCGACCGGCCCGGCCACACCTTCGTGGGACGCCGTCAGCAGCACCCGGACTGCCGGGTGGCGGCGCGTGTCGAGGCGGTCTCCGGCCGGGCCGGCCTGTCCGTCAGGCTGGACGAGGCGCACCACTACGACGTGGAGATCGGCGGGGGAGTGGTGGGCGTGGTCGCCCGGATCGGGCCGCTGCGGCAGCGGATCGCGGAGCATCCGGTGCCGCCCGGACCGCTCACCCTCGTCGTGGACATCCGCACGGACGACGTGCCCCCGCCCACGGTCACTGTCCCGGACCTGTCGGCGACCGGCGCCGCGGCGGCGACCGGGGTACGAGCGGCCGGCCCGGACGTGATCGCGTTCTTGATCGAGGGCCCGGAGGGCACGCGGACGCTGGCCGAACTCGACGGGCGCTACCTGTCCACCCAGGTCGCGGCCGGCTTCACCGGGCGGGTGATCGGCATGTACGCCACCGAGGGCAGCGCCGCCTTCGACTGGTTCGACTACCGGCCGCGGCACCCGCGCCGTGCTGTTGAGGGCTGA
- the kdpC gene encoding potassium-transporting ATPase subunit KdpC: protein MNQSLVNTGRQLAAGLRALLALTLLTGVVYPLVVTGVAQAFLGHRANGSEVEEGGRVVGSSLIGQQHYGLDYFQPRPAAGLSANTVNTQYKLLVSGATNLAANNPKLVQAVERARAEVVRLNSTSGYKVKPSHVPADAVTSSGSGLDPDISPAYALLQAHRVAERNHLPVARVEHLVREQTESRTLGFIGEPWVNVLQLNVALRELTTGH from the coding sequence ATGAACCAGTCCCTTGTGAACACCGGCCGTCAACTGGCGGCGGGCCTGCGGGCGCTGCTCGCGCTGACCCTGCTCACCGGTGTCGTCTACCCGCTCGTCGTCACGGGCGTGGCCCAGGCCTTCCTCGGGCACCGGGCCAATGGCTCGGAGGTCGAGGAGGGCGGCAGGGTCGTCGGCTCCTCCCTGATCGGGCAACAGCACTACGGCCTCGACTACTTCCAGCCGCGCCCGGCCGCCGGGCTGAGCGCGAACACCGTGAACACGCAGTACAAGCTGCTCGTCTCCGGCGCCACCAACCTCGCCGCGAACAACCCGAAGCTGGTCCAGGCGGTCGAGCGGGCACGGGCCGAGGTCGTCAGGCTCAACTCCACGTCCGGCTACAAGGTGAAGCCCTCCCACGTTCCGGCCGACGCCGTGACCTCCTCGGGTTCCGGCCTGGACCCGGACATCTCCCCGGCCTACGCGCTGCTCCAGGCGCACCGGGTGGCGGAACGCAACCACCTGCCCGTCGCGCGGGTCGAGCACCTGGTGCGGGAGCAGACGGAGAGCCGCACCCTCGGCTTCATCGGCGAGCCGTGGGTGAACGTCCTCCAACTCAACGTCGCCCTCAGGGAGCTGACCACAGGTCACTGA